Proteins encoded by one window of Ulvibacter sp. MAR_2010_11:
- a CDS encoding MarR family winged helix-turn-helix transcriptional regulator, whose amino-acid sequence MQQSIFNTNTQQDSVSGKIVIGLERISEAFRTLLWEHAKTIGVSPMQIQILLFIAFHKEEYCNVSYLSKEFDVTKPTISDAVKALVAKRLIEKVPSTKDSRSYSILLSEEGKAVVNATSHFANPIKNSLDNLENTNLEALYAMVSKLIYGLHKSGVISVQRTCFACTFHSENGEGDFCNLLNKPLLTKDIRLDCPEFETKA is encoded by the coding sequence ATGCAACAAAGTATATTTAATACCAACACCCAACAGGATAGTGTTTCCGGTAAAATTGTAATTGGTTTAGAGCGTATTTCTGAAGCGTTCAGAACACTTTTATGGGAGCACGCAAAAACAATTGGTGTTAGCCCCATGCAAATACAAATCCTGCTTTTTATTGCTTTTCACAAAGAAGAGTACTGTAACGTAAGCTACCTTTCAAAGGAGTTTGACGTAACAAAGCCTACCATAAGCGATGCAGTAAAAGCCCTTGTCGCCAAAAGGTTAATTGAAAAGGTTCCATCCACAAAAGATAGTAGGAGCTATTCCATTTTGTTATCTGAAGAAGGCAAAGCAGTGGTAAATGCCACCTCACATTTTGCGAATCCCATAAAAAACAGTCTGGACAATCTTGAGAACACAAATTTGGAAGCTCTTTACGCCATGGTGAGTAAATTAATTTACGGATTACACAAAAGCGGAGTAATTAGTGTACAAAGAACGTGCTTTGCATGTACGTTTCATTCCGAAAACGGCGAAGGTGATTTTTGTAATTTGCTGAATAAACCCCTGTTAACAAAGGACATTCGTTTGGATTGCCCGGAGTTTGAAACAAAAGCGTAA
- a CDS encoding S1 RNA-binding domain-containing protein, with translation MIQLGEYNTLTILRETDPGLYLGDNEENELLLPHKYKPETYEIGDEIRVFCYLDNEERPIATTLEPFVMLNTYGYLHCSDVNEFGAFMDWGLEKQLFVPFKEQARPMKVGSWYIVYMYLDEKTDRLVGSSKTDKFLNNDVVTLEKFDEVDVLVTHLTEKGANVIINGMHKGLIYIDDIFEDIRTGDRLKAFIKKVRDDNKIDVVLQPPGYRSIEPNANFILEELKAAGGFLPVHDKSDPETIKTELGMSKKSFKKAIGTLYKDKQILIKEDGIELV, from the coding sequence ATGATTCAACTAGGTGAATACAATACACTTACAATTTTAAGAGAGACAGATCCAGGATTGTATTTAGGCGATAATGAAGAAAATGAACTGTTGCTGCCGCATAAATACAAACCCGAAACTTATGAAATTGGAGATGAAATTCGGGTCTTCTGCTATTTAGACAACGAAGAGCGTCCCATTGCGACTACTTTGGAGCCTTTTGTTATGCTAAATACCTATGGCTATTTACATTGCAGTGACGTTAACGAATTTGGGGCTTTTATGGATTGGGGCTTGGAGAAGCAATTGTTTGTTCCTTTTAAAGAACAAGCGCGCCCTATGAAAGTGGGCAGCTGGTATATTGTTTATATGTATTTGGATGAAAAAACCGATCGCTTGGTGGGTTCGAGCAAGACCGATAAGTTTTTGAATAATGACGTGGTAACTCTCGAAAAATTTGATGAAGTTGATGTTTTGGTTACACACCTCACCGAAAAAGGTGCGAATGTAATTATCAACGGAATGCACAAAGGTCTTATTTATATCGATGATATTTTTGAAGACATCCGCACCGGTGATCGTCTGAAAGCTTTTATAAAAAAGGTACGCGATGACAATAAAATAGACGTTGTATTGCAGCCGCCCGGCTATAGAAGTATTGAGCCCAATGCCAATTTTATTTTGGAAGAGTTAAAAGCAGCCGGCGGATTTCTACCTGTTCATGACAAATCGGATCCCGAAACCATTAAAACAGAGTTGGGGATGAGTAAAAAAAGTTTTAAGAAGGCAATAGGGACGCTTTATAAGGATAAGCAAATTCTTATAAAGGAGGACGGAATTGAGTTGGTATAA
- the menD gene encoding 2-succinyl-5-enolpyruvyl-6-hydroxy-3-cyclohexene-1-carboxylic-acid synthase: MNFSQKILSQTITQLCLVKGIDHIVISPGSRNAPLTIGFTEHPDFKNFSIVDERCAAFFALGLAQQLQKPVALVCTSGSAVLNYYPAIAEAFYSDIPLVVISADRPSELLEMGDGQTILQENVFSNHILYSANCVEGEAHQTFNETEINIALNTAFELQGPVHINVPFSEPLYLTVPDLQVRPQHVPVRRSTNVLTEDLQPFIKEWNTSSRKIILAGVLSPNSLEEKMLATLAQDESVVVFTETTSNLHHTNFIHAIDQLIAPLDANGFTALQPDILLTFGGMVVSKKVKAFLRSYPPKTHWHVDPKKAYDTYFVLKHHFKTTPSTFLKAFLPEAQVVSSTFQKEWLTVKSYRLSRHEAYLDEVAFSDFKVFAGLCEALPKKSILQLANSATIRYTQLFKIDASIEVFCNRGTSGIDGSTSTAIGAAFASDKQVVFVTGDLAFFYDSNALWNNYIPNNFRIIVVNNSGGGIFRILPGAKNTAHFDTYFETKHHLSAKHLSEMYGFEYLSAKNEKEVENELNEFFKASETPKVLEVFTPSEVNDAVLTAYFQYLK, translated from the coding sequence ATGAATTTTTCACAGAAAATCCTTTCGCAAACCATCACCCAATTATGCCTTGTCAAAGGAATTGATCATATTGTAATTTCTCCCGGTTCCCGCAATGCGCCGTTAACCATTGGTTTTACCGAGCACCCCGATTTTAAAAATTTCAGTATAGTAGATGAGCGCTGCGCCGCTTTTTTTGCATTGGGACTTGCACAGCAGCTTCAAAAACCTGTCGCCTTGGTGTGTACTTCGGGATCGGCAGTTCTGAATTACTATCCTGCAATTGCGGAAGCCTTTTACAGCGATATCCCTTTGGTGGTGATATCGGCCGACCGCCCTTCCGAATTATTGGAAATGGGGGATGGGCAGACCATCTTACAGGAAAACGTGTTTTCCAATCATATTCTATACAGCGCCAATTGCGTTGAAGGAGAAGCACATCAGACTTTTAATGAAACGGAAATTAATATCGCCCTTAATACAGCCTTCGAATTGCAAGGGCCGGTTCATATCAATGTTCCTTTTTCGGAACCACTATATCTTACAGTACCCGATTTGCAAGTGCGGCCGCAACATGTGCCGGTTAGAAGGTCAACAAACGTACTGACGGAGGATCTCCAGCCTTTTATTAAAGAGTGGAATACCAGCTCCCGAAAAATTATACTTGCAGGAGTGTTATCTCCCAACAGTTTGGAGGAAAAAATGCTCGCAACATTGGCGCAAGATGAGAGCGTGGTGGTTTTTACAGAAACTACTTCCAATCTACATCACACAAATTTTATTCATGCCATCGATCAATTGATAGCGCCGTTGGATGCTAACGGATTTACAGCGCTCCAACCGGATATATTATTGACGTTCGGCGGGATGGTGGTTTCAAAGAAAGTAAAAGCCTTTTTAAGGAGCTATCCTCCAAAGACTCATTGGCATGTCGACCCTAAGAAAGCGTACGACACCTATTTTGTATTAAAACATCACTTTAAGACCACTCCTTCAACTTTTTTAAAGGCATTTTTACCTGAAGCTCAAGTAGTTTCAAGTACTTTTCAGAAAGAGTGGCTAACTGTGAAAAGTTACAGATTGTCACGACATGAGGCCTATCTCGATGAGGTTGCTTTTTCAGATTTTAAGGTGTTTGCCGGACTCTGCGAAGCCCTTCCCAAGAAAAGTATTTTACAATTGGCCAATAGCGCAACCATTCGCTATACGCAGCTTTTTAAAATAGATGCATCCATTGAAGTATTCTGTAACAGAGGAACAAGTGGCATCGATGGCAGTACGAGTACGGCGATAGGAGCTGCCTTTGCTTCAGATAAGCAGGTAGTTTTTGTCACCGGCGATTTGGCTTTTTTCTATGACAGTAATGCGTTGTGGAATAATTATATTCCTAACAATTTCAGAATCATTGTTGTAAATAATAGTGGAGGAGGTATTTTCAGAATTCTTCCCGGGGCTAAGAATACAGCGCATTTTGACACCTATTTTGAAACGAAACACCATCTTTCAGCCAAACATTTAAGCGAGATGTATGGGTTCGAATATCTTTCGGCAAAAAATGAAAAGGAAGTTGAAAATGAATTGAATGAATTTTTTAAAGCTTCGGAAACGCCTAAAGTATTGGAGGTTTTTACACCTTCAGAAGTTAACGACGCTGTTCTAACAGCATATTTTCAATATTTGAAGTAA
- a CDS encoding isochorismate synthase, giving the protein MDLQLLTENLNTHFKKELPFVVFSLPDSDSLVALLQNDSQLHTTDTFIERSVVMAPFNFTESAYCIPYALSTILEAKIEKTTPVRKEIIPQEDNTEKDRYTKLVQEAIHVITIKNANKIVLSRKYHMKLKKFQISTLCNRIFNLYPGAFRYIWFHPDTGLWCGATPEILVKTENTSFTSMALAGTQPYNEKAPIYWNDKEIEEQRFVTDAITNSLQKVTDVLKISKTYTHKAGTLAHLRTDITGILRNGKATLKTITTVLHPTPAVCGTPKKEAKKFITEKEGYDREFYTGFVGPICGNDRCSNLYVNLRCMKITGNTAILYTGGGITGASKPFEEWQETQNKLQTMLQVLQPML; this is encoded by the coding sequence ATGGACCTACAACTACTCACTGAAAATTTGAATACCCATTTTAAGAAAGAACTCCCTTTTGTGGTTTTTTCTTTACCGGATAGTGATTCGCTTGTAGCATTGCTTCAAAACGATTCGCAATTACACACCACCGACACCTTTATAGAGCGATCGGTCGTGATGGCGCCATTTAATTTTACTGAAAGTGCCTATTGTATTCCGTATGCATTGAGCACGATTCTGGAAGCAAAAATTGAAAAGACAACCCCTGTAAGAAAAGAAATAATTCCGCAGGAAGATAATACAGAAAAAGATAGGTATACCAAATTGGTTCAAGAGGCCATACACGTAATTACAATAAAGAACGCAAATAAAATTGTACTGTCCCGTAAGTATCATATGAAATTGAAAAAATTTCAGATTTCAACCCTATGTAACAGAATATTCAACTTGTATCCGGGCGCTTTCCGATATATTTGGTTTCATCCCGATACCGGTCTATGGTGCGGTGCGACTCCCGAAATTCTGGTAAAAACCGAAAACACCTCTTTTACTTCTATGGCGCTGGCGGGAACACAGCCATACAACGAAAAGGCCCCTATCTACTGGAACGACAAAGAAATTGAAGAACAACGATTTGTTACGGATGCTATCACAAATAGTCTTCAAAAAGTAACCGATGTTTTAAAAATCTCAAAAACCTATACTCACAAAGCGGGAACCTTGGCACATTTGCGCACAGATATTACGGGTATTTTGCGGAATGGAAAGGCCACCTTAAAAACAATTACTACAGTTTTACATCCCACTCCCGCCGTTTGCGGTACTCCAAAAAAGGAGGCCAAGAAATTTATAACCGAAAAAGAGGGATACGATAGGGAGTTTTATACAGGTTTTGTAGGGCCTATCTGTGGAAATGACCGTTGTTCCAATCTGTATGTCAATCTTCGATGTATGAAAATCACCGGTAACACGGCAATACTTTATACAGGCGGAGGTATTACCGGGGCTTCAAAACCCTTTGAGGAATGGCAGGAAACACAAAATAAATTGCAAACAATGTTACAGGTATTGCAACCAATGCTGTAA
- a CDS encoding PaaI family thioesterase, with protein MEYSKKETLAKLNAMCKNNLLETLEIEFTDVTEDTVIARMPVTTKVHQPDGILHGGASVALAESVGSAGAYIFLGKDAQIRGIEIAANHVKSIRDGYVYAKAKILHKGRTTQLWHIPIVNEDDQLISLVKLTTLTLRT; from the coding sequence ATGGAGTATTCTAAAAAAGAAACCTTGGCAAAACTGAATGCGATGTGTAAAAATAACTTGCTGGAAACGCTCGAGATTGAATTTACGGATGTGACTGAAGATACTGTAATTGCAAGAATGCCGGTAACAACAAAAGTACATCAGCCGGATGGAATATTGCATGGAGGCGCTTCGGTTGCATTGGCTGAAAGTGTTGGAAGTGCCGGAGCCTATATCTTCTTGGGAAAGGATGCGCAAATTAGAGGCATAGAAATAGCGGCAAATCATGTGAAAAGCATCCGTGACGGATATGTTTACGCCAAGGCGAAAATACTTCATAAAGGAAGAACAACACAATTGTGGCACATCCCTATAGTAAATGAAGACGATCAATTAATATCACTTGTAAAACTTACTACCCTAACTTTACGTACTTAG
- a CDS encoding alpha/beta hydrolase translates to MQLEKQVSFTVTNTYSTYNALTSKTKNVWFVFHGMGYLSRYFIQYFKNLNEEENYIIAPQAPSKYYQGTDFKHVGASWLTKENTAEETQNVLTYVDSVFDAEKIPENCNFIILGYSQGVSIATRWLASRKIQCDHLLLHSGGIPKELTPDDFSYFNEGTQVTYLYGDKDHYITEARKTEEALRGSALFGTKLKIEVFSGIHEVNTAFLTKLATSK, encoded by the coding sequence ATGCAGCTAGAAAAGCAGGTTTCTTTTACCGTCACTAACACATATTCAACATATAATGCCCTAACATCAAAAACTAAAAACGTCTGGTTTGTTTTTCATGGCATGGGTTACTTGAGCAGGTACTTTATTCAGTATTTTAAAAATCTTAATGAGGAAGAAAATTACATTATTGCACCACAGGCGCCGTCGAAATACTACCAGGGCACAGATTTTAAACATGTGGGAGCATCCTGGTTAACAAAGGAAAATACAGCTGAAGAGACACAAAATGTCCTGACTTATGTGGACAGTGTTTTTGACGCCGAAAAAATACCCGAAAACTGTAATTTTATCATATTGGGATACTCGCAGGGTGTATCCATTGCTACACGATGGCTGGCGAGCAGAAAAATACAATGTGACCATCTTTTACTGCATTCGGGAGGAATCCCAAAAGAGTTAACTCCAGACGATTTTTCCTATTTCAACGAGGGAACTCAGGTAACCTACCTCTATGGAGATAAGGATCATTACATTACAGAAGCCAGAAAAACCGAGGAAGCATTGAGAGGAAGCGCTCTTTTTGGCACCAAACTAAAAATCGAGGTTTTCTCAGGCATACACGAGGTTAACACTGCTTTTCTTACAAAGTTAGCAACAAGCAAATAA
- a CDS encoding leucine-rich repeat domain-containing protein, with protein MKNTLLTFGLMLCTVALLAQVSAKEKQALLDLFVATNGENWTHSWDTNTPVSDWQGIIVENNKVVSISLLFNNMEGTIPASLGDLEALTVLEMSFNKLSGKLPASLGNLSNLEILAFNGNNLKGSIPESFENLKNLKQLHLSSNKLSGTIPNTLGDLDNLEVFNVFDNNLVGDIPSGLANHRSLRELMVAENNLVSTANFSAVLLSNSGAKIDVNKPVLTPGAKTVIATETSDDEN; from the coding sequence ATGAAAAACACACTACTAACTTTTGGATTGATGCTATGTACAGTAGCATTGCTTGCACAAGTAAGTGCAAAAGAGAAGCAAGCGCTTTTAGATTTATTTGTTGCCACCAACGGTGAAAATTGGACTCATTCATGGGATACCAACACACCCGTTTCAGATTGGCAAGGAATTATTGTTGAAAATAATAAAGTGGTAAGCATCAGTTTGCTGTTTAACAACATGGAAGGAACGATCCCGGCTTCACTTGGAGATTTAGAGGCCTTAACTGTATTGGAAATGTCATTCAATAAACTATCCGGTAAGCTACCGGCTTCATTGGGAAATCTAAGTAATTTAGAAATTCTTGCCTTTAATGGTAACAACCTGAAAGGTTCCATTCCCGAAAGTTTTGAAAATCTGAAAAATTTAAAACAACTACACCTTAGTAGTAATAAATTAAGCGGAACAATCCCAAATACACTTGGTGATTTAGACAATCTGGAAGTATTTAATGTTTTTGACAACAACCTGGTTGGTGATATCCCTTCCGGACTTGCAAACCATAGAAGCTTAAGAGAATTAATGGTTGCCGAAAATAATTTAGTATCAACCGCCAACTTTTCGGCTGTACTGTTATCTAATTCAGGTGCTAAAATAGATGTCAATAAACCGGTCTTAACTCCAGGTGCCAAAACGGTAATTGCAACCGAAACCAGCGACGACGAAAACTAA
- a CDS encoding T9SS type A sorting domain-containing protein, whose product MKFICTLFLSFLTIISYSQSAFMKQGANKPIENRSVVAPIIASIGYQGYEETQEYFGEGEYEIFIDNVDGILDNPIIVLDGFDPGDGRDITGLYNSLSFGGQNMADILRDEGFDIVILNAPQYTTGGKDIDGGADYIQRNAMVLIELINLLNTQKVGDEELVVLGPSMGGLIARYGLAYMEQNSMDAETRLYISFDSPHLGANIPISLQYLINYLAQELGDADAVAIVDNVLNSPAAKEMLYDHLLGHLLSGSAYEQDPTLLLPIGAPNFRDAFQAELNTLGFPQNVRNVAMVNGSAQGTTTGTAGMQVVDTTLDLGSGLTADVILHFTPEAGTTNNATSFDSFFFGIPLDSFDADAEAFGFSDGVDSAPGGTANISAALGGGGSTNPVIVAFIAALDQDDYSFIPVISSLAIENEDDWFATPDIGGIHSSPFVNTYIPSENEPHVTVTAASAEFALNEIRNPVLGFGDFSIETRYFLAKNPASETIKIQLNPSFSYGEVTVEAYSVTGQNVFSLSEINPKETISIENTLETGIYFLNIRDAKGVYTLKLAVQ is encoded by the coding sequence ATGAAATTTATTTGTACCCTTTTCCTTTCCTTTTTAACAATTATCTCCTACTCTCAAAGCGCTTTTATGAAGCAAGGGGCCAACAAACCCATCGAAAATCGAAGCGTTGTTGCGCCCATTATAGCCTCTATTGGGTACCAAGGGTATGAGGAAACACAGGAATATTTTGGGGAAGGAGAATACGAAATATTTATAGACAATGTGGATGGCATTCTTGATAACCCCATTATCGTTTTAGATGGTTTCGATCCCGGTGACGGGCGAGATATTACCGGTCTTTACAATAGTTTGAGCTTCGGCGGACAAAATATGGCTGATATCTTACGGGATGAAGGCTTCGATATTGTGATCCTAAATGCACCTCAATACACAACCGGCGGAAAAGACATAGACGGCGGTGCCGATTATATTCAACGAAACGCCATGGTGTTAATCGAACTAATCAATTTACTGAACACACAAAAGGTTGGTGATGAAGAATTGGTAGTGCTGGGACCAAGTATGGGAGGTTTAATAGCTCGATATGGCCTGGCTTATATGGAACAAAATAGTATGGACGCCGAGACCCGACTGTACATTTCGTTCGACTCGCCTCATTTGGGCGCGAATATCCCAATTAGTCTGCAATATCTTATCAATTATCTGGCGCAGGAACTGGGTGACGCCGATGCTGTTGCCATCGTTGACAATGTACTCAACTCCCCTGCTGCCAAAGAAATGCTCTACGATCATTTATTAGGGCATTTACTTTCAGGTTCTGCTTACGAACAGGATCCAACATTGTTGTTACCTATTGGCGCACCAAATTTCAGGGATGCCTTTCAAGCTGAATTAAATACGCTTGGTTTTCCGCAAAACGTAAGAAATGTAGCCATGGTAAACGGAAGTGCTCAAGGAACCACAACAGGCACTGCCGGAATGCAGGTGGTAGATACTACGCTGGATTTGGGCAGCGGCTTGACAGCCGATGTGATTTTACATTTTACGCCTGAAGCCGGGACAACCAATAATGCGACAAGTTTCGATTCCTTTTTTTTCGGAATACCACTCGACAGTTTCGATGCCGATGCCGAAGCCTTTGGCTTTAGTGACGGTGTGGACAGCGCTCCCGGGGGGACAGCCAATATTTCGGCGGCCTTGGGCGGTGGCGGCTCAACCAACCCCGTGATCGTAGCGTTTATTGCGGCCTTGGATCAGGATGATTATTCGTTTATCCCGGTGATTAGCAGTCTTGCTATCGAAAACGAAGACGATTGGTTTGCAACACCCGATATTGGTGGAATACATTCTTCTCCATTTGTAAATACCTATATTCCTTCCGAAAACGAACCGCATGTTACTGTAACCGCTGCAAGTGCCGAATTTGCACTGAATGAAATTAGAAATCCGGTTTTGGGTTTTGGTGATTTCAGCATAGAGACAAGATACTTTCTGGCGAAAAATCCTGCTTCAGAAACAATTAAAATACAATTGAATCCTTCTTTTTCTTACGGCGAAGTGACTGTTGAAGCGTATTCCGTGACCGGACAAAATGTGTTTTCACTTTCAGAAATAAATCCGAAGGAAACCATTTCAATAGAAAATACATTGGAAACAGGCATCTACTTTTTAAACATCCGGGATGCGAAGGGAGTGTATACTTTAAAATTGGCGGTACAGTAA
- a CDS encoding T9SS type A sorting domain-containing protein: protein MKRVIFHIPVFLFLALSTIGHSQYTINSEYGNLVDCDTLTSGIYIVWWDNNWDYSADAQALLDHMEAYRDVCLNDLELQDPPNPVDGYYYNVYLHRPDDLFPAWWSNGQGTDSNGYPYLTLPIGAHNDWVNVAHETFHVFQYSANSPGFAYAGDSQWYIEASANWFAARQNADVDEAFVEAESLVRLPHVALWLSYDNFPATYPQNWQRYVHQYALALLLYYLSEETTVPDEIITEGLYAGTSDLPQEYFFNQMGGAVFRGHFIDWAAHMTNHFDFLPANQIARFEQEWDTYADPADSYEYVAEFTDEGTNGWFSPDPWVTTAGWAYNTYKINNASADTYTFHMEGNEFGTNGSPSYFQGKVLVQNTTTGTSFYDLNMSNAQDGSFSIAVTPEDTTLYFIVASMPEVFTDVEQLYPYQIHISKGVLGIQDINKQPKYVLVENPASGSIQFQLNAAFAYSDITIEVYSVAGQKMFTHSATNPTESISIENGLDRGVYFLRIQDTEGIYTFKLLIE from the coding sequence ATGAAACGTGTCATTTTTCATATTCCGGTTTTCTTATTCTTAGCGCTAAGTACCATTGGGCATTCTCAATACACCATTAACAGTGAATATGGCAATCTTGTCGATTGCGATACACTCACTTCGGGAATTTACATAGTCTGGTGGGATAATAATTGGGACTATTCGGCAGATGCGCAAGCGCTTTTAGATCATATGGAAGCCTATCGCGATGTGTGTTTAAACGATCTGGAACTTCAAGATCCGCCCAATCCCGTGGATGGTTATTACTACAATGTGTACCTGCATCGTCCGGACGATTTATTTCCTGCCTGGTGGAGCAACGGACAGGGAACCGACAGCAATGGATATCCCTACCTAACGCTTCCCATTGGAGCTCATAACGATTGGGTAAACGTGGCACATGAAACCTTTCATGTTTTTCAGTACAGTGCTAATTCGCCTGGTTTTGCATATGCCGGTGACAGTCAGTGGTACATTGAAGCCTCCGCAAATTGGTTCGCTGCCCGGCAAAATGCCGACGTGGACGAAGCCTTTGTAGAAGCCGAATCTCTGGTGCGATTGCCGCATGTGGCGCTTTGGCTGAGTTACGATAATTTCCCTGCTACCTACCCACAAAACTGGCAGCGATATGTGCATCAGTATGCATTGGCATTGTTGCTGTATTATTTAAGTGAAGAAACCACAGTACCCGATGAGATTATCACCGAAGGACTCTATGCCGGGACAAGCGATTTACCCCAGGAGTATTTTTTCAATCAGATGGGAGGAGCAGTCTTTAGAGGGCACTTTATAGATTGGGCGGCACATATGACCAATCATTTCGATTTTTTACCTGCCAATCAGATTGCCCGTTTTGAACAGGAATGGGACACCTATGCCGATCCTGCCGACAGCTATGAATATGTAGCCGAATTTACGGATGAAGGCACCAACGGTTGGTTTAGCCCTGATCCATGGGTAACGACTGCAGGCTGGGCGTATAATACCTATAAAATTAACAACGCAAGTGCAGATACCTATACTTTTCATATGGAAGGAAACGAGTTTGGAACCAATGGCTCACCATCTTATTTTCAAGGCAAGGTCTTGGTGCAAAATACCACAACCGGAACTAGTTTTTACGACCTGAACATGAGCAATGCCCAGGATGGATCCTTCAGTATTGCAGTTACACCAGAAGACACCACCCTGTATTTTATTGTGGCATCCATGCCCGAGGTCTTTACCGATGTTGAGCAATTGTACCCGTATCAAATACATATTTCAAAAGGGGTTTTAGGGATTCAGGATATAAATAAACAGCCCAAATATGTATTGGTTGAAAACCCGGCTTCAGGAAGTATCCAATTTCAGTTAAACGCTGCGTTTGCTTATAGCGATATCACTATTGAAGTGTATTCAGTAGCAGGGCAAAAAATGTTTACGCATTCTGCAACCAATCCTACGGAAAGCATTTCAATCGAAAATGGATTAGACAGAGGTGTCTATTTTTTACGCATTCAGGATACCGAAGGAATTTATACCTTTAAGCTACTTATAGAATAA
- a CDS encoding DUF4440 domain-containing protein — translation MKVIPFYFFIASCIISTTGFAQQEAKAIEQEIIEQIWKPFKNSYEARNAEAFKSIHTDDMLRITDQGILTGPEYKENIDSWKALPDGNEITIDFAMENSNVREELAYQIGYYRVTFKKKDGAPETYFGQFHVVLKKADGIWKIAQDFDTAIVNEMPVDAVFFEKAELLDLTH, via the coding sequence ATGAAAGTGATCCCATTTTATTTTTTCATTGCGTCTTGCATTATTTCTACGACAGGGTTTGCGCAGCAAGAAGCCAAGGCAATCGAACAGGAAATCATCGAGCAAATCTGGAAACCCTTTAAAAACTCCTATGAGGCACGAAATGCAGAAGCATTTAAAAGTATTCATACAGACGATATGCTACGAATTACAGACCAGGGTATTCTAACCGGGCCCGAGTACAAGGAAAATATAGATTCTTGGAAAGCACTGCCTGATGGTAATGAGATTACCATCGATTTTGCCATGGAGAATTCGAATGTACGAGAAGAGTTGGCGTATCAGATAGGCTATTACAGAGTCACTTTTAAGAAAAAAGACGGAGCGCCTGAAACCTATTTCGGACAGTTTCATGTGGTGTTAAAAAAGGCGGATGGCATTTGGAAAATCGCACAGGATTTCGATACCGCCATTGTAAACGAGATGCCTGTGGATGCTGTGTTTTTTGAAAAGGCGGAATTGTTGGATCTAACCCACTAG
- a CDS encoding aspartyl/asparaginyl beta-hydroxylase domain-containing protein, which translates to MKPETLWSKHLIEPIGTPDEVPDFLPYEALQKCPYLLSILNTFECNKETFRIHILDPGAHIRPYRDLGCRLEDRKVRLHIPVKTDDGVQLLLNNNPVKMKAGECWNCNFHITHEIRNNSKEPRVHLIMDCIVNDWLKTLFKR; encoded by the coding sequence GTGAAGCCGGAAACCCTTTGGTCCAAACACCTGATAGAACCCATTGGCACACCGGACGAAGTGCCAGATTTTTTGCCCTATGAAGCACTACAAAAATGCCCATACCTCTTGTCTATTCTGAACACTTTTGAATGCAACAAGGAAACCTTCCGAATTCACATTCTGGATCCGGGTGCACATATTAGACCGTATAGAGATCTAGGTTGTCGTTTGGAAGACCGCAAAGTGCGACTTCATATTCCAGTAAAGACAGACGACGGTGTGCAATTATTACTCAACAATAATCCTGTAAAAATGAAAGCGGGCGAATGTTGGAATTGTAATTTTCATATCACCCATGAGATCCGCAATAATAGCAAAGAACCAAGAGTGCATTTAATTATGGATTGTATTGTCAACGATTGGTTGAAAACATTATTTAAGAGGTAG